In Xenorhabdus poinarii G6, the following are encoded in one genomic region:
- a CDS encoding Bcr/CflA family multidrug efflux MFS transporter, which produces MQQERSSYLGLVLILGLLSMLMPLAIDMYLPSMPTIAHDFSVNDGLVQMTLSSYILGFAIGQMIYGPMSDSLGRKPVILGGVIVFTLSSAACALAQDIDTFIFMRFLHGFSAAAAGVVINALMRDKFTKEEFSRSMSFVTLVMIIAPLLAPMLGGMIMYWFSWHAIFWFIALVAVIAIALVALFINETLPKEKRQRFHLQTTLKQFVMLFRQRQVLCYILASGFSFAGMFSFLSVGSFVYIRLNGVPEQHFGYYFGLNIVFLFIMATINSQCVRRFGPLKMLRIGLIVQFIMGLWLLFSTLFDLGFISLVMGVALYISGISMITSNTMAVVLDDYPHMAGTVSSLAGTIRFSIAALVGIILSFLPEESAWPMVGSMALCVIFAMLLIIYARDRSHNVN; this is translated from the coding sequence GTGCAACAAGAGCGTTCGTCCTATTTGGGATTAGTGTTGATCCTTGGTTTGCTTTCTATGTTAATGCCATTAGCAATTGATATGTATTTGCCAAGTATGCCCACCATTGCTCATGATTTTAGTGTCAACGATGGTCTGGTACAGATGACACTCAGTAGCTATATCTTGGGGTTTGCCATTGGTCAAATGATTTATGGGCCAATGTCGGATAGCTTAGGGCGTAAACCCGTGATTTTGGGCGGTGTTATTGTTTTTACTCTCTCTTCAGCGGCATGTGCCTTAGCACAAGATATTGATACCTTTATTTTTATGCGTTTCTTGCATGGTTTTTCTGCGGCGGCGGCGGGGGTTGTCATCAACGCGCTGATGCGTGATAAATTCACAAAAGAGGAGTTTTCCCGCAGCATGTCTTTTGTGACATTGGTGATGATCATTGCGCCTCTGTTAGCGCCCATGTTAGGTGGGATGATCATGTACTGGTTTAGCTGGCACGCTATTTTCTGGTTTATTGCCCTGGTTGCAGTTATCGCGATAGCCCTGGTGGCTCTCTTCATCAACGAAACGTTGCCTAAAGAGAAAAGGCAGCGGTTTCACTTACAAACGACGTTGAAGCAGTTTGTGATGTTGTTTCGGCAGCGCCAGGTACTGTGCTATATCTTAGCCAGTGGTTTTTCCTTTGCTGGCATGTTCTCTTTTCTGAGTGTTGGTTCGTTTGTTTATATCAGATTAAACGGAGTGCCTGAGCAGCATTTTGGTTACTATTTTGGATTGAATATTGTTTTTCTGTTCATCATGGCAACGATTAATAGCCAGTGTGTCCGCCGATTCGGGCCACTGAAAATGCTGCGTATTGGGTTAATCGTCCAGTTCATCATGGGATTATGGTTACTGTTTAGCACGTTGTTTGATCTCGGATTTATTTCTCTGGTGATGGGCGTCGCGCTTTATATCAGCGGAATTTCCATGATTACGTCGAATACGATGGCCGTTGTGCTGGATGATTATCCCCATATGGCCGGTACCGTCTCCTCATTGGCCGGCACAATCCGTTTTAGTATTGCAGCCTTAGTCGGCATTATTTTGTCTTTCTTGCCTGAAGAAAGTGCATGGCCGATGGTTGGCTCAATGGCACTGTGTGTGATATTCGCCATGTTACTGATTATCTATGCGCGTGATCGTTCACATAATGTAAATTGA
- a CDS encoding YejG family protein, producing the protein MDNIQLSVVHRLPQSYRWSSGFVGTKVEILPAEEADLGNSLMGLKLLNHEGEKAREILQVINQSIADMQILSAVIEWEGEPCLFFAREDESAVICRLKTLGAAIAEKITALYPL; encoded by the coding sequence GTGGATAATATCCAGCTTTCGGTAGTACACAGACTGCCGCAAAGTTATCGGTGGTCATCTGGCTTCGTTGGTACAAAAGTTGAGATTTTACCAGCAGAAGAAGCAGATTTAGGAAATAGCCTGATGGGACTGAAATTATTAAACCATGAAGGTGAAAAAGCACGGGAGATTTTGCAGGTTATCAATCAGTCTATTGCTGATATGCAAATATTAAGTGCGGTGATTGAGTGGGAAGGGGAGCCATGTCTGTTTTTTGCCAGGGAAGATGAAAGCGCTGTGATATGTCGTTTAAAAACGTTAGGCGCTGCAATTGCAGAAAAGATAACTGCTCTTTATCCGTTATAA
- the mepS gene encoding bifunctional murein DD-endopeptidase/murein LD-carboxypeptidase, producing MFKSQSTLRYIMRLIPAILTAVVLSGCSSPDDLRSKHTEIHTVHPQKHYLLQASQDEFEKLVNSLDIKSKILNQYADWKGVAYRLGGNTKRGIDCSAFVQRTFHDQFGVALPRSTIDQQNIGQTVSRTKLQAGDLVLFKTGRHMRHIGIYIGNNQFVHASTSNGVIVSKLTDTYWSKRYYGARRVLSVNAKASS from the coding sequence ATGTTCAAATCTCAATCAACACTGAGATATATCATGCGGCTAATCCCCGCAATTCTGACGGCGGTCGTACTAAGCGGATGTAGTTCACCTGATGACCTGCGCAGTAAACACACTGAGATACATACCGTCCATCCTCAAAAGCATTATCTACTGCAGGCCTCTCAGGATGAGTTCGAAAAGTTGGTTAACAGTTTGGATATTAAATCTAAAATACTTAATCAGTATGCGGACTGGAAAGGCGTTGCTTACCGGCTCGGGGGAAATACCAAACGCGGCATTGATTGTTCAGCTTTTGTACAGCGTACTTTTCATGACCAGTTTGGTGTCGCGTTACCTCGCTCCACAATAGACCAACAAAATATTGGACAGACCGTTAGTCGCACCAAATTACAGGCGGGGGATTTAGTCCTGTTTAAAACCGGGCGTCATATGCGTCATATCGGCATCTATATTGGCAATAACCAGTTTGTCCACGCTTCAACCAGTAACGGGGTTATCGTCTCTAAATTGACGGATACTTACTGGAGTAAGCGTTATTACGGTGCCAGACGCGTGTTGTCCGTCAACGCAAAAGCCTCGAGCTAA
- a CDS encoding phosphatase PAP2 family protein: MTCRRPITILILNILGIALFLSWYLPQNHGFWFHIDSAIFYFFNEKLLPNSTFTLFVAITNIRAFDAISLLSMGLLYYSAFRQQDYAGKRRLFMIGLVMLISAIIINQIGHQIPVSRPSPTLTFENVHRINEMTSWHTKDASKNSFPGDHGLMLLIFSSFILRYISRGAFFIALLIMVLFALPRIMAGAHWFTDVAVGSLSLTLISMSWVLLTPLSDIMVTWLDKKLPHIKRNH, from the coding sequence ATGACTTGTCGTCGCCCAATTACTATACTTATTCTCAATATCCTTGGTATTGCCCTGTTTCTCTCATGGTATTTGCCCCAAAATCACGGTTTTTGGTTTCACATTGATTCCGCTATTTTTTATTTTTTCAATGAAAAGCTCTTACCAAATTCAACATTTACGCTCTTTGTCGCCATCACAAACATCAGAGCATTTGATGCGATATCACTTCTGTCCATGGGGCTGCTGTATTACAGCGCATTTCGCCAACAAGATTATGCCGGTAAACGTCGACTTTTCATGATTGGTCTCGTGATGCTCATCTCAGCGATTATCATTAACCAAATAGGTCACCAAATCCCTGTTAGCCGTCCAAGCCCAACGCTGACCTTTGAAAATGTTCATCGTATAAACGAAATGACCAGTTGGCATACAAAAGATGCATCCAAAAACAGTTTCCCTGGCGATCACGGATTGATGCTCTTAATTTTCAGTAGCTTTATCCTACGTTATATCTCCCGTGGGGCATTTTTCATTGCACTATTGATTATGGTTCTTTTTGCACTTCCACGCATTATGGCAGGGGCACACTGGTTTACCGACGTTGCTGTAGGATCACTGTCTCTGACACTCATTAGTATGAGCTGGGTATTGCTAACCCCATTAAGTGACATCATGGTTACATGGCTGGATAAAAAATTGCCACATATCAAACGCAACCATTAA
- a CDS encoding type 1 fimbrial protein, with translation MLMLRKMTTFLFMSLSYPVMVNSSSTSYSGTISFYGAIIEPPCQFNWDEKHTEMRCWYSGKPLHKEKTVEYQIDKPSLFSIPKHIGKEEIKWVGKNKKLGIVTITYH, from the coding sequence ATGCTTATGTTACGAAAAATGACGACTTTTTTGTTTATGTCTTTATCTTACCCTGTCATGGTGAATTCTTCCTCAACTTCTTATTCTGGAACGATTTCTTTCTATGGCGCGATTATTGAGCCGCCATGCCAATTTAATTGGGATGAAAAGCATACTGAAATGCGCTGCTGGTATAGTGGTAAACCGTTACATAAAGAAAAAACAGTAGAATATCAAATAGATAAGCCTTCTTTATTCTCTATTCCAAAACATATCGGAAAAGAGGAAATAAAGTGGGTGGGCAAAAATAAAAAATTAGGGATTGTGACAATAACCTATCACTAA
- a CDS encoding type 1 fimbrial protein → MQNYLKLLMGCLLVSWLSYGYADSKGGVIRFSGAIVDPGCQVVVSNTQANISCYRLGKNLTVKQVISTHKKKGHVMLPGNIGVSSVKWTDNQKRVAIVNVDYF, encoded by the coding sequence ATGCAAAATTATCTTAAGTTATTAATGGGTTGTTTGTTGGTTTCATGGCTTTCTTATGGATATGCCGACTCTAAAGGAGGCGTAATTCGGTTTTCAGGTGCTATTGTTGACCCAGGATGTCAGGTTGTTGTATCAAACACGCAAGCGAATATCTCTTGCTATCGATTAGGAAAAAATCTCACTGTTAAGCAGGTTATTTCAACTCACAAAAAGAAAGGTCATGTCATGCTTCCCGGTAACATAGGTGTTTCCAGCGTGAAGTGGACTGATAACCAGAAACGTGTGGCAATTGTTAATGTGGACTATTTTTAA
- the yeiP gene encoding elongation factor P-like protein YeiP — translation MAKANEIKRGSAISYNGKLLLVKDIDIQSPSARGASTLYKMRFTDIRTGQKVEERFKGDDILDTITLTRHSVSFSYIDGDEYIFMDNEDFTPYHFKKDQIEEELLFISEDGLPGMQVLTMDSQVLALELPQTVDMVIEETSPGIKGASASARTKPAKMSTGLTVQVPEYLNSGEKIRIHIAERRYMGRCD, via the coding sequence ATGGCTAAAGCCAATGAAATTAAACGCGGCTCTGCAATCAGCTACAATGGCAAACTATTATTAGTTAAAGACATCGATATTCAGTCACCCAGCGCACGTGGTGCCAGTACGCTGTATAAGATGCGTTTTACTGATATTCGCACAGGTCAAAAAGTGGAAGAACGTTTTAAAGGTGATGATATTCTCGATACCATTACGTTAACACGCCATAGTGTCAGTTTTTCTTACATTGACGGTGATGAGTATATCTTTATGGATAATGAAGATTTCACCCCTTATCACTTCAAAAAGGATCAAATCGAAGAAGAGTTATTATTTATTTCAGAAGACGGTTTGCCCGGTATGCAGGTTCTGACAATGGATAGTCAAGTGTTGGCGCTTGAACTACCGCAAACGGTTGATATGGTCATTGAGGAAACATCACCTGGTATCAAGGGAGCATCGGCAAGTGCCCGCACTAAACCGGCCAAAATGAGTACAGGGTTAACTGTTCAGGTTCCTGAATATCTGAATTCAGGGGAAAAAATCCGTATTCATATTGCAGAACGTCGCTATATGGGACGTTGCGATTAA
- the mtr gene encoding tryptophan permease, translated as MAIEVTQNSQRPSVLGGAMIIAGTAVGAGMFSIPIVTSGVWFTGSIILLVYTWVCMYFSGLMILEANLNYPHGVSFHTMTKDLLGKGWSSLTGLSITFVLYILNYAYISAGGSIIFRNIENMIPLPQAGAGLIFSFIVAFIVWLSTKAVDRLSTLLIGGMVITFFMSIGGMFIEVKPAILFDYANSETNYLPYALMAIPYLLTSFGYHGNVPGLVKYYNKDTKSVARSLLYGSLIALIIYILWQYVIQGNILREAFKQIMADGGNVGALLNQMDNVSNSKTVNQLLNIFSYMALSSSFLGVSLGLFDYLADFFGFDDSKSGRLKTALITFIPPTLLALLFPNGFLYAIGFAGLAATIWAVIVPALMAHVSRRRYPQASYRVPGGNFLIVFIILFGLISATTHLLSLFNLLPTYR; from the coding sequence ATGGCCATTGAGGTAACGCAAAATTCGCAACGCCCTTCCGTACTCGGCGGTGCTATGATCATTGCCGGTACTGCTGTCGGTGCCGGCATGTTTTCCATTCCGATTGTAACATCAGGCGTCTGGTTTACAGGATCAATCATTTTGCTGGTGTATACCTGGGTCTGCATGTATTTCTCCGGGCTGATGATATTGGAAGCTAACCTGAATTATCCCCATGGCGTTAGTTTCCATACCATGACAAAAGATTTACTTGGCAAAGGCTGGAGTTCACTGACGGGCTTATCCATTACTTTTGTTTTGTATATCCTAAATTATGCTTATATTTCAGCCGGTGGATCGATTATTTTCCGCAATATCGAAAATATGATCCCGTTGCCACAAGCAGGGGCAGGCCTGATTTTCTCATTCATTGTCGCTTTTATTGTTTGGCTATCAACGAAAGCCGTTGATCGGCTAAGTACCCTTTTAATCGGCGGGATGGTGATCACCTTTTTCATGTCTATTGGCGGCATGTTTATTGAGGTAAAACCCGCTATTTTATTTGATTACGCCAATTCTGAAACCAATTACTTACCCTATGCGTTAATGGCAATACCTTACTTGCTGACATCATTTGGTTATCACGGCAATGTCCCAGGGTTAGTCAAATACTATAACAAAGATACGAAATCCGTCGCTCGTAGTCTGTTATATGGTTCCTTGATAGCACTGATTATCTACATCTTGTGGCAGTATGTCATTCAGGGAAATATTCTTCGTGAAGCCTTCAAGCAGATCATGGCTGATGGCGGGAATGTGGGTGCTTTGTTAAATCAAATGGATAACGTATCCAACAGTAAAACAGTTAATCAACTCTTGAATATTTTCTCATATATGGCCTTATCCAGCTCATTTTTAGGTGTATCTCTCGGTTTATTTGATTATCTGGCTGATTTTTTTGGATTTGATGACAGTAAATCCGGGCGCTTAAAAACAGCCCTAATCACCTTTATTCCACCAACCCTACTTGCCTTATTATTTCCAAACGGTTTTCTGTATGCCATTGGGTTTGCGGGATTGGCCGCGACTATCTGGGCGGTGATCGTTCCGGCATTGATGGCTCATGTTAGCCGTCGTCGTTATCCGCAAGCCAGCTATCGTGTACCTGGCGGTAATTTCTTGATAGTTTTTATCATCTTGTTTGGCCTGATAAGCGCGACGACTCATCTTCTCTCTCTATTTAATTTATTGCCAACATACCGTTAA
- the fruK gene encoding 1-phosphofructokinase has translation MSRRVATITLNPAYDLVGLCPEIVKGNVNRVQTAGFHAAGKGNNVAKVLRDLGIDVTVSGFLGRENQEGFQQFFSENQMVNRFHLVSGRTRVNVKLTEKQGEVTDFNFSGFHVTEEEWKRFVSDSLTWLGQFDMVVVSGSLPEGIAAESFANWMMQLRQICPCIIFDSSREALVAGLKALPWLVKPNHYELEIWAGKPLPDLDSVVNAAHQLRNRGIAHVVISLGEQGALWVNASGAWLAKPPYCEVVSTVGAGDSMVGGLVYGLLMRESSEHTLRLATAVSALTVSQPNVGIKSRTELAAMMSKIALISIR, from the coding sequence ATGAGCCGTCGAGTTGCCACAATTACCTTAAACCCAGCTTATGACTTAGTTGGTTTATGCCCAGAGATTGTGAAAGGGAATGTTAACCGTGTACAGACGGCAGGGTTTCATGCTGCTGGCAAAGGCAATAATGTTGCGAAGGTACTGCGTGATTTAGGCATTGATGTTACGGTTAGCGGGTTTCTGGGACGAGAAAATCAGGAAGGGTTTCAGCAGTTTTTTAGCGAAAACCAGATGGTCAATCGTTTCCATTTAGTCTCAGGGCGAACGCGCGTTAATGTCAAACTGACCGAAAAACAGGGTGAAGTGACGGATTTTAATTTTTCGGGTTTTCATGTAACAGAAGAAGAGTGGAAACGATTTGTCAGTGACTCTCTCACTTGGTTGGGGCAGTTCGATATGGTGGTGGTCAGTGGCAGTTTACCTGAAGGAATTGCCGCAGAATCCTTTGCGAATTGGATGATGCAATTACGCCAGATTTGCCCTTGTATTATTTTCGACAGCAGCCGTGAAGCGCTGGTCGCGGGTCTGAAGGCATTACCTTGGCTGGTAAAACCCAATCATTATGAATTGGAAATTTGGGCGGGTAAGCCATTGCCAGATTTGGACAGTGTTGTGAATGCAGCCCATCAATTACGCAATAGAGGGATTGCCCATGTGGTTATTTCACTGGGTGAACAGGGCGCATTATGGGTCAATGCCTCTGGTGCTTGGTTGGCAAAACCGCCATATTGTGAAGTGGTGAGTACGGTAGGGGCAGGGGATTCCATGGTCGGTGGGTTGGTTTATGGCTTGTTGATGCGAGAATCCAGTGAACATACATTGCGTCTGGCAACCGCAGTTTCTGCACTTACGGTTAGCCAGCCGAATGTGGGGATTAAAAGTCGTACAGAACTGGCTGCAATGATGTCAAAGATCGCGTTAATTTCGATCAGATAA
- the nfo gene encoding deoxyribonuclease IV, with the protein MKFVGAHVSASGGVDQAVIRAHELNATAFALFTKNQRQWHAPPLSTDVIDKFKANCKRYGYDSRQILPHDSYLINLGHPDADSLEKSRRAFLDEMQRCEQLGIGLLNFHPGSHLNKIDIDKCLARIAESINRVLDKTQGVSAVIENTAGQGTNLGFQFEQLAAIIDGIEDKNRVGVCIDTCHAFAAGYDLRTEKDCDETFNAFDDIVGFKYLKAMHLNDAKSEFSSRVDRHHSLGEGNIGKTPFSYIMKDDRFNGIPLVLETINPDIWDQEIAWLKSQQNALSDRN; encoded by the coding sequence ATGAAATTTGTTGGAGCCCATGTGAGCGCCTCAGGCGGCGTTGATCAGGCCGTGATCCGTGCCCATGAATTAAACGCAACGGCATTCGCCTTATTCACAAAAAATCAGCGCCAATGGCATGCCCCTCCGTTATCGACAGACGTCATTGATAAGTTCAAAGCGAACTGTAAACGTTATGGCTATGACAGCCGACAAATTCTTCCTCATGACAGTTATCTCATTAATCTTGGCCATCCCGACGCTGACAGCCTGGAAAAATCCCGAAGAGCCTTCCTTGACGAGATGCAACGCTGTGAACAGTTGGGTATCGGTTTGCTGAATTTTCATCCAGGCAGTCACCTTAACAAAATCGATATTGATAAATGCCTCGCCCGTATTGCGGAATCCATTAATAGGGTCCTCGACAAAACACAGGGCGTCAGCGCTGTTATTGAAAATACCGCCGGACAAGGAACTAATCTTGGTTTTCAATTTGAACAATTGGCCGCCATTATTGATGGGATTGAAGACAAAAACCGTGTCGGCGTCTGCATTGATACCTGCCATGCTTTCGCGGCGGGTTATGATTTACGTACAGAAAAAGATTGCGATGAAACTTTCAACGCTTTCGATGACATTGTGGGCTTCAAATATCTTAAAGCAATGCATCTGAACGATGCCAAGAGTGAATTTTCCAGCCGTGTTGACAGACATCACAGCCTTGGTGAAGGGAATATCGGTAAAACGCCGTTCAGCTATATCATGAAAGATGACCGTTTCAATGGTATTCCTTTAGTGCTTGAAACGATCAATCCAGATATTTGGGATCAAGAAATTGCCTGGCTGAAATCCCAACAAAATGCATTATCTGATCGAAATTAA